Genomic DNA from Streptomyces sp. AM 2-1-1:
TGTTGCGCCACACGCCCCGTTCCGCAGGGATTTCGCCTCAGCTGGTTTCCCGCTCCACCCGCCCGGACGGTCCGCCGGGCCGCACCCGCCTTTTCGGGTGGTCCGGGATAGTCCCAAAGGGCCATGAGGACTCGTCGTCAGGGTGTGCGCCGGGCGCGCGGGCGTGCGAAAACGCGCGCCCGGCGCGGGCCGGCCGTGCGTGAGGCCGCGCCCCCGGTCGAGCCGGTCGGCGACCGGCGCACGACCGCGGCTGGACCGGGGCGTGTCCCGCGGGCGCCGCGGAGGCGGTCCGTCCACCGGTGGAACCGCGACCCGCCGGACGCCCCGGGCGGTCCGGCGGGTGCGTGCGGGGTCAGGCCGAACCGACGAGGGGCCCCGTACGGGGGGCCATGCGCAGGGAGAGGACGGGGAGCAGGTCCGCCGCACGGTAGGGACGGTGGGCGGCGATTCCCGTCGGAGCGGGCGCGAGGGGGACGAGTATGTCGTTGGGCGCGACCGTGCCGGAGGTGGGGTCGGCGCCGGTGTCACCGTGCAGCCAGAGCGTGAGCATGTAGAGGTCGGGTACGGAGAGGAGCCGCGGCTGGTGGAGCGTGGCCGTCGACTCGGCCTGCCGCAGGGCGCGTTCGGTCGACGCGAGGTAAGGGCCCTCGAAGAAGTGCGAGAAGGTCCAGCCGTCCGCGGTGAGGACGGTCTCGGCCGCGGCGACGATCCCCGACTCGGCGCGGATCAGGAACCGCCAGCCGGCGAGCCTGGTCGCCGGTGCGGGTCTGTCGGTGGTCGCCCGGTCGAGAACGTGGACGGGCAGGGGCAGTTCGGGGGTCAGAGGTCCCTGGACGGAGCGCAGAGCGGGCGTACGTGCTTCGCGGACCGCGCTGGGAGAACCGAGTGCCGCGAGAACGCAGCGCAGTGCGGGCGCGGGGGCCGGAGGAACATGCAGCGGCATGGTGGGTCGCCTCTCGCTTCGGAGACACGGTGATGCGTGGCTGGGTGCAGACGGCGCTGTCGGCGGGCGTGACGTCAGAAGGAGGCCGGTCGACGACTGGACACGTCGACTATCGGCCTCGACAACCGAAGTTTATATGACAAGTGTTCGCCCGGTGTTTCCACTAGCTGTCGGTCGTATGACGCGCAAGGGCGTTTCGCGTCTTTGAGACGCGCATTTTCTGGTGATTCGCGACGCACTCCCGGGCCTTCGCCTGCGAGCATTCACATTTCGCGGTCGGCTCAAAAGGATCGGTGTTTCCTTCACCGTTCGGAGGGAAGACGACCCAGAATGAGCCGGATGCCTCATGCCAACGGAATGTGCCCGACGGACTCGCGGACCCAGCCTATCCGCTGCCGAACGCTTCCGCAGGCGTTATGGATCACTTCTGCGGGGCATTATCGATCGAGATGCGGGCGGCCCGGTCGCGGGCCGCCACTGAGGGAAGGACTCCACGATGGGGGAGAAGGTCGAGGCGCACGCCTTTGACCTGTCCGACCGCCCGGCGTACCGGCGCAAGCTGGCACGGTGTCTGGTCGGACTGGAGAGGCTGCTGGAGGAGCGGAGGTTCGACCGCCCCCGAAATTTCATGGGGCTGGAGATCGAGCTGAATCTCGCGGCCCCGGACGGTACGCCGCGGATGATGAATGCCGAGGTGCTCCAGCGGATCGCCAGCCGTGATTTCCAGACGGAACTCGGGATGTTCAACCTCGAGGTGAATATCGTCCCGCACCGGTTGAGCGGCCGGGTATTCGATCAGCTGGCGGAGGAGCTGCGTACGGGGCTCGCCTACGCCCACCGGAAGGCCGCCGAGGTCGACGCGGGCATTGTCATGATCGGAATTCTCCCCACCCTCGGACCGGACGACCTGGTCTTCGGCAACCTGTCGGACGTGGACCGCTACACCCTACTCAACGACGAGATGGTCGCCGAGCGGGGAGAGGATTTCGCGATCGACATCGAGGGCGTCGAGCATCTCGTGTGCGCGTCCTCGTCGATCGCCCCCGAATCGGCGTGCACCTCCGTGCAGTTGCACCTCCAGGTGACCCCCACCCGGTTCCCCGACGTGTGGAACGCGGCGCAGGCGGTCGCCGGGGTGCAGATCGCACTCGGCGCGAACGCGCCGTTCCTGTTCGGCAAGGAGCTGATGCGGGAGTCCAGGCCCCCGCTGTTCCAGCAGGCCACGGACGTACGCCCGCCCGAGCTGCGGAATCAGGGGGTGCGCCCCCGGACCTGGTTCGGCGAGCGGTGGATCGACTCCGCGCACGAGCTCTTCGAGGAGAACCTCCGCTACTTCCCCCCCTTGCTGCCGATCCTCGACGACGAGGACCCGCTGCGGGTGCTCGACGAGGGAGGCGTCCCCACGCTGGCCGAACTCGTCCTGCACAACGGGACGATCTACCGGTGGAACCGGCCCGTCTACGGGGTCGCGGACGGGGCCCCGCACCTGCGGGTGGAGAACCGGGTGCTGCCCGCCGGGCCCACCGTCGCCGACGTCCTCGCCAACGCCGCCTTCTACTACGGGCTGGTGCGCGCGCTCGCCGACGAACCCCGTCCGGTGTGGAGCCGGCTCCCGTTCGAGGCCGCGGAGGAGAACTTCGACAACGCCTGCCGCTACGGCATCGAGGCCGAGCTGCTCTGGCCGCGTCCGGGGCGGTCCGGCGGGATCGCGAAGGTGCCCGCGATCAAACTCGTACGCGACGAGCTGCTCCCCCTGGCCTCCGCAGGCCTCGACGCCTGGAACATCGAGCCCGCCGACCGCGACCGCTACCTCGGCATCATCGAGGAGCGGTGCCGCCGGCGGACCAACGGCGCCTCCTGGCAGGTGGACACCTACCACCGTGCGCAGGAGGCGGGCCTCGGACGGGAAGCGGCCCTCGCCGCCACCACCCGCAGGTACGGCGAG
This window encodes:
- a CDS encoding glutamate--cysteine ligase, with the protein product MGEKVEAHAFDLSDRPAYRRKLARCLVGLERLLEERRFDRPRNFMGLEIELNLAAPDGTPRMMNAEVLQRIASRDFQTELGMFNLEVNIVPHRLSGRVFDQLAEELRTGLAYAHRKAAEVDAGIVMIGILPTLGPDDLVFGNLSDVDRYTLLNDEMVAERGEDFAIDIEGVEHLVCASSSIAPESACTSVQLHLQVTPTRFPDVWNAAQAVAGVQIALGANAPFLFGKELMRESRPPLFQQATDVRPPELRNQGVRPRTWFGERWIDSAHELFEENLRYFPPLLPILDDEDPLRVLDEGGVPTLAELVLHNGTIYRWNRPVYGVADGAPHLRVENRVLPAGPTVADVLANAAFYYGLVRALADEPRPVWSRLPFEAAEENFDNACRYGIEAELLWPRPGRSGGIAKVPAIKLVRDELLPLASAGLDAWNIEPADRDRYLGIIEERCRRRTNGASWQVDTYHRAQEAGLGREAALAATTRRYGELAQSGEPVHTWPVGFPKP